The following proteins are co-located in the Meriones unguiculatus strain TT.TT164.6M chromosome 4, Bangor_MerUng_6.1, whole genome shotgun sequence genome:
- the LOC110550765 gene encoding spindlin-2-like: protein MKPRQKNITRQETRNAAYSTRSTAMGKMASLKNRPSLQKQRRGRPSLQKQKRGRKSLQKQRRGRPSQALRNIVGCRISHEWKEGDEPVTQWKATVIDQLPTNPSLYLVKYDGVDCVYGMELHNDKRILKLKILSHKVSFPQVRDAHFARTMVGRAVEHNFEGQHSSMDKWRGMVLAQAPTMKAWFYITYEKDPVLYMYQLLDDYIKGDLHIMTESPPAEVSSEEGGDVLTGKCVQYTKSDGSRKTGKVLFKALSRPSVYFIKFNGDSHIYVYDLIEKFH from the coding sequence ATGAAGCCCAGACAGAAAAACATAACCAGACAGGAGACCAGGAATGCGGCCTACAGCACTAGGTCTACAGCCATGGGGAAGATGGCTTCTCTGAAGAacaggccatctctccagaagcagaggaggggcaggccatctctccagaagcAGAAGAGGGGCAGGAAGTCTCTCCAGAAGCAGAGGAGGGGCAGACCATCCCAGGCCCTGAGGAACATTGTCGGCTGCAGAATCTCTCACGAGTGGAAGGAAGGTGATGAGCCTGTCACCCAATGGAAGGCCACCGTTATAGATCAGCTCCCAACCAATCCTTCTCTCTATTTGGTGAAGTATGACGGGGTTGACTGCGTCTATGGAATGGAGCTCCACAACGACAAAAGGATTTTAAAGCTtaagatcctgtctcataaaGTGTCATTTCCTCAAGTCAGAGACGCCCACTTCGCACGCACCATGGTTGGCAGAGCCGTGGAACACAATTTTGAAGGCCAACACAGCTCTATGGATAAGTGGAGGGGCATGGTCCTAGCCCAAGCGCCAACCATGAAGGCCTGGTTTTACATTACCTATGAGAAAGACCCGGTCTTGTACATGTACCAGCTCCTGGACGATTACATAAAAGGTGACCTCCACATCATGACCGAGTCTCCTCCAGCAGAGGTGTCGTCAGAAGAAGGTGGTGATGTCTTGACAGGTAAATGCGTGCAATACACCAAAAGTGATGGGTCCAGAAAGACTGGCAAGGTCCTTTTCAAAGCTCTATCCAGACCTTCTGTGTATTTCATCAAGTTTAATGGCGACAGCCACATCTACGTCTACGATTTGATAGAAAAGTTCCATTAA